The window GCGGCGGCTGCTTCCCTCTGTTCCTCTGCTTTGGCGCAGCCAAACTCCTGACTCTTCCTCGTCAATTTCATTGCCTTAATGGCAGTAGTCTTATCCCTTTCTTCAATAAATGGAGCCGTGTGACAGCGTAGGTAGTCGCATAGTTTCATTCCCTGGATGGCTAATTCTTAACACTGGTCAGATACCATAAGTTATGGTAGTGCTCGCTGAGCAAATTCTATCGGTTCAGCAGCGTCCTTAGTAGGAGCGGAAGGGATGTAGCGAGGAGCCGAAACCTACCATTACGGAACCGGGGAAAAAGCTGAATCCTAGGGTATTCCCTGATCTGAACTTCAATAACAACCATTGCCTTATGTTCCATTGGCTGGGAAAGGAAGCTGCCGTTTGCCGCAAGTAGATCTAGCTGATTGACTCGTTCATAGTCGAAAACTAATGCATCGAACCCTTTGCCGATCAAAAGATTACGAACCGTCCTCCTTTTACCGGATACCCTTGCCGAAGAAGGGCTGTAAATATCTCGTACGTATGTTTCCTAGGATCTACTACATGACAATGAAAAGAATTGGCTTGAGTTCTTTCATGATAGGCCCTTGCAAGAAAATGCTTTGAAGATGAGGATTCAGTGGGGATGACATTATCGCCATACGCTATTGGATATCTCTCGGGCTTTGCCTTTGCCGAAACTGTTCCGTTGACATCCTTTGCCATCGAACTTATCTTCTTGGAAAATGGAGGATATTACCTTTGATTTTGTTAGAGGAGGTAGGAAGCCGAGCATTGGGAACTAGCCGTTATAGGGTTTCGGAAAAAAGGGTTGATAACTCCATTTGCTTTGTCAATTAAGAAAAATGGAATGTGCTTACCTTCGTGATATTCCCTTTTCTTTGATCCTTTCGGTTTTGAACTGCGCTTTGCCCGTACTAGGTCTTGAAACTTAGCTTCAACCTCTCTGTAGGAATGAAGGTTCTTGTCATGAAATTTCTCGTATGATAATGAATCGAGTTTCGAAACACGGTTGTTGTAGGGAGTTATTTCTTTCTTAAAGGAAGGTTGTCTGCTCCATTGGGTGAAGATTCAATGGTTCTATTCATCCTATTCCTAGGTCGATCCGTTAACTTGGGTTTTGTTTACCAGTTGGTTAGGTCAACTTGTGGCATAGCTGTATTGGACGCGATACGGTGAACGAGTCCCTTTTGCTTTCCGATACTTTCTTGAAGGAATAGCATCCGAGTACAATAGTGTAGAGTTCCCCGCAATAAACATTGCAAAGAGTCTAAAGGAGGTGAAAGAGCTATAAAGAACTAAGGAAGAAGCCATTTGTAGCACTAAGAGGAAGATGTCTCACAACTAGCCTACGGATAATACATGCCGATATAGGAATGAAGCATGCATAAACTCGTAAGTCAATAGTGAATTTGGTTGCATCGAAGGCGGATAAATTCAATAATGAGGGCTGCCCGCAGATCATAGCAATTCATCTTCACTAAAAGCTAACGACTAGAAATCTAGCAAATAGGACGCTTTGTCAATTGAATTAGTAAGTTATCCTGGTCTAGAGGGTGTTCTTCCTCCCCACTCTAGAGGCTAAACCAGTTAGAAAAGCGTCCCCGGGGAGTTTCACAGTAGTAGATGACGTTCCTGGTACTTTGAATAGATAGGATGGATACCCACGAGATGGCAACTATCTTTTATGGCAGGAGTATGATAGAAGTAAAATTCTTACGAAGTTGTCATTAGGTACGATATGTTTACTCTCTGTCAAAATGGGATAGGTTCGACCTATGGTCATGGAAGGCCTCCTAAAGAGATCTACTAAATTCGTCGAGTTGTTCCAAAGAATCAAAGCGCCCAGTTATTAAGAAAATCCCTTGTCGGCTTTCCGTGAAATATTCGTTTGGCCGAGGACTTCCATAGTTGTTCCTATTTCAACTAGGTAGGCCTTCGGTATTCATGCTTCCTTCTCTCAAGAGCATTGTGGCAGTACGAAATCCTTCCTCGGCCTTGTTTGTAATTTTCACTAGGCATATCCGATTTTTGGACACTTGCTGCATCCCTTTTCTTGTTGCATTAGCTTAACCGTTCGCTTCTTTCCATTGCTTTAACGCTTGTTTCAAGCAATAGTCAAGAGTTACTAAAGTAGTTTGTCCTATTCAAAGCTATAATCAGTGACTAATATGCACACACCAATAAAGACTGCTGTTTTTTCTAGTGAGAAATTGAGTATTGTTTTTACACAGCTATAGCGTTTGAGAATTTTACAGAAAAGCAAGGTTCAAAGCCCACGGAGCGGTAGGTCGACATTCCTTCTTCTTTCCAAGCTTATGGTGGTATCTATACCTTTCGAGACCAAGCCCTGCTACAATTCATTGCTGGAAGAGACTGCTAGATTTCTTTTTCATAGTTTGCTTCAGGGTTGTAGATAATGCTCTATCAAAGAGCGCTAGCGTACGTGATCGAAAGCGTTAGTCAACTAGCTACTTGTCCTTGCTTTTCTCTAGTGTGCCCCTTCATTCAATCTCTAACTCAATGTCTTCCCACATACCTTTCCTTTCTGAATCAGGAATAGCCGACTCAGGGTAAATGCTTTTCCCAGGTCAAAGGCGATGACAAGTAGATCCGGGGGTACCTAGAAAGCGAACAAATGTTCCTATGGTCATGATTGTTGACTAAACAGCCCTTTCTCTGATTCCCCATGCCGACTTTGAATGAACTCATGCTTGAATGAGAACAAGAGATTTGCGACTTTGGTCCATGAATTATAAGATGATGAACAACCGATTATGCGACATTTCTCTTAGCTGATAGAAATAGCGGAAATACTACAACCGATATTGCGACATCCAATCCAAACAGCGTATCAGCGACAACCCTATTCTTtctttccttccttgcttatttattctattattcAGCTTGCTGTTGCAAATAAGTAAAGTAGTTTGAAGTTCTCTCATATGCATTTGCATTTCATTTAGTGTTGAATATCCAAGAAAAATGAAGGTTGGCAACGCGCCCTCCCTTCTACTACCAATCAAAGCGTGGAACTAAATCTCCTATTTTTCCAAGTGAAAGCCGGTCTAACAAATAACCAACCCGCAATGAATAAGGAAGGTGTAGTAATGCTATGAATAACCCAATATCGAAAACTGGTAATAATATAAGAAGAAGAGCTTTCTCCCGTGCTTCCAGACATGCTGAGCTCTACCAATTTTTGTACATTCAAAAAGGGGAATTGATTCCTTCTCTAGATAGGGAGGGAAAACTAGACTATATAAGAGTTGATACATAAACGCACATATAGTAAGTATTTTGATCTTCCTGCGAGATTGTTCTTTTCGCTAGAGAAAGAGAACACTTCTTTTCACAGGATTTCTATAAGAATCAATAGGGGTCGCGTATTGGTTACCAGCTATCGAAACACAGTATACGCCTTTGTCTCGCTTTCCTTCAAAAGTTCTTTATTATCCCTTAGCTACTAACCCCTTTCACTCTGCTTTTGGTAACGAACTTACGAACAGTCTTTGCTTGAGCAACTTCTTTTGTGGACAACCTTTCTTAAAGTGGTCTCTCTCTTCTTTTCACAGGCAGAGGTACCAACCTATCTTTCTAAGGAAGACAGAGGGTAGGGCTAGTCACCCGCCGCTCTCTTACTCGTTACTCGCTTTTTGGTTGTCCATCTTTTGTACTCTTAGGTAGgtcgtcttgaacttgggttggggAGAACAATCTTTAGGAGGACTTACTTTCCGAACAAATAGTGTGAGTGTAGTGGCTAACAAAACACTATTTACTATCTTCTGCTGGTACCGGCCTACTCTTCATTGATACAGGCTTCTGCACTTTTTCATGAAGACAAGCAAGAGCTATCATCTGTCTTGGAGTTCTACCATGAAGAAAGAGGATCTAATAGCTAAGAAATATTTGTAGTAGCTAATGAGttgacaaagcaaataggaaggtacACAGAGATTAAAGACATTCATGTTATTACAAAAGCATGTTTCCAATACTGGGAGAATGATTATGCTGGTATGAAGAACCTCATGTCTTTGGTTGCCAGTATTAGCAGGATAGCCGCGCGTATTCAGCAGCCAGTTATATTGTCCAATAAATACTGGGTTACAAGCCAAGACTATTTTGTCAAGGATCCTGTCAGAGTAACATTGTGGTATAAGCCAATTACCCCGGAGTATTTTCCTTTCTTTACCTATTTTATTATAGATTTATTGTCTTCACATGCCATGAGATTTCTTCCTTTCTTATCGATTACGGCTAGAAAGAGAGGTTGGTGTGGTCCATACATCACTATCATAGATCCACTATGTACTTGTAACGTTAGCCTATTCGTAAATCCTCAGCACTGTACGTACTCGAGAGAAGTTGCTCCCTTCCATGACAAAGACTAGTTAAGTTTCACTATCTCCTTTCTCAACTCACTATATCCCAGCTGCACAAGAGTAGTCAATAAAATCATAAAAGTAAGAAGGAAACAAAGCAAAGGATCGGATGTGGCGGGATACGAAGTGCATCGCTAAGCCAATACGAATGTATACATATGAACCCATGCCAATACTAGTAGTAGGGGTATTGAActcaattaaagattagggcacggtTTCCGATTGACTTTTTGAATCCTATCCTCTATTTCTGGTTAAACCAATAAAATAGGAGTATCCACCCTACTTTCATATGTTGTAGTTCCTATACGCTAATGGGTTCATCTTTATAGGCAATGATTTCATTTGTATTCCAATTCATACGTATAACCCATCGCTTTCTTTACCATCCCTACCGTCTCGAATAAGGTTTCCTAGCCTAGCCCATCTCGGTGTCAGCAACCGAAAGAGAAAATTGGTCTAAGGGAAGTATCTACTCGTTCATCGCTTGCCTCACATCGAAAGAGGCATGGCTTCTCTCTTCACTCTCTCCCCTATTTGCCAGCTTCAATAGCATGGAAGAAGGTGTTCAAAGAACATAGTTTCACATCTACATTTTCTCCATTTGATCTTGATCAATAATTCACTTATAGAAATAGAATCGAATAGAAATATCAAGAGAAACACTCTTCTTTCTGAAGATCCATTTCTAGTGGGACATCGTTCATAGGGAGCGCACATCCAATGCACCCTCTACTCTTTACTCATCACTCTTGTgctcgatatcctcttcaacaaggATTTGCGGCTCCAATCCCTTTATTTTTCCAAAGGTAAAAGATGGAACAGACCGAATCCAAAATGGAGGCGGGTGTCCCTTTCCTAATGCTTTTATAGCTTTTGCTCGTATCGTCGGAATCCGAGCTCTATGGGTATTCAACAAGAACCTAGCTGggataaataaaaaaaggggatacTTTATAATGATCATGCCCTTCATTCATCTGTTTTCAAACTAGGAATACATCGTGGAATAGAATTGATCATTTATTTATCATTGTATTATAGAGGCTGTTAGCGGAATTATTGCATTCAAAGTCAAATAACTTGCTATAGTGATACTAGTACCTATTGCGGCATAACGCATTTTTGAAGGTTCATCATTGAGCGCGTATTCACTCTGCGAAAGTATATTACAAAAGGAGTACTTATTTCGATATATCGATATAACTCTATCAACCAAATCATCATGTGGAATGATGTAAACTAGCCTAAAAAAGTGAAAGAAGCCATCATACCCACTCCTCTTTCCCCACCAAACCAACAAGTAGTAGGTTGGTGGGCCTCGGTATCTCTATTTGCTAAGATGGATACCTACACCACTAAATAGTTCCAAATCTTTTTTTATCCCATAGGAAAGGAAATGCTTCTAGGAATTTTTGACTTTCGTCCGCAGTCATACGACGATCTTCACAACCTTCCACCGGAGgcttgtttctgtttttttcctcatTAGCCATTGCTTCTTTAATCATATGTTTGATATTCTTTAGGGGCAATTTAAACATGTTAGCATCCCACGGGAAGCGAAAAGCTAGAAATAGAATTTCCTCAGGTTTATGAACTGAAAGGAGTTTATCTAGATTTGGTACCAAACCCAGGAAAAACCCTAAACGAGTTCTTAAAAATGCGATATAAGGAGGGTCATAGGAATCCTGAGATTCCCCTCCCTCCGCTTTGGAGGAGAAGCTTCTTCTATGGCTATGGCCAAAAGAAGAAATAGTCCTGTTCATTATATTCCTACTAGAATCCAAGGCATTTCATTAGAGTACATCCTGTCTTTTCACCTTTCTAGTCCTATGCATAGTAAGTACTATAGCCCCAATCATAGCTACTAATAAAATCAGACTAGAAACCAAAAACCAGACGGAATAGTAGGTATAAAGAAAATTGCCCAATGTTTCCAAATTAGTCCAACTTCGTACCTTTCCGGCATAATCCGTATATCTCTGAGAGGTCGTATTTCTGTGGGTTGGTAGTAATGGAATGGTTTCATTATCTAAAATGAAGAACATTTCCCACCAAAAGATCAGTCCAATAATACCACTCACTGGTAAATAGCGCAATACTTCTTCGTGAATCTCCGCTATTTGAATATTGAACATCATAACGACGAGTAGGAATGAAACAGCAATAGATCCTATATGAACTACTGGGGAGATCATAGCGGAGAAGTCGAGACCTAACAAAATAAGTAAACCAGAAGTGTCACAAAAGACTAGGATGGGAAACAAAACGGAATGTACCGGATTTTTAGCACATACAACCATCAAACCAGATACCAAAGCAGGGCTCGACAAAACAGAAAGTATCATGGTACGTCGTCCTCCCTTGAAATGGAACTTGaatgctggagcaagaagacacaTTCAAGTCAATCTATTACAACCAACGTGGTTGTTCGTATTTCATTTTCTCCTTCCAAGCCGACGCTCTTCTTATAAAAGAAAGCACTCACTGAATTACTTACTGAATCTCGTCTTTCTCTTGGCGCCGAGAATTTTTTACGTGTCTGGGTCGATCAGAGGTTCGGCTTGCTTCTCCCCCACCCTCGCCTATGAAATGGATAACCCTTGCTGCCATAGCAGCAGGATTTTAAGGGCTTCTGTTGAAGCGGAATAGGAGGAAGCCATGCATTCTTTCAAGAAtctccaacccccccccctttacCTTCTCTTTCTATTCTATAAAACGGCGAACATCTAATCTAGGCTCGGTTGCCTTTCTATGAAGGCGAGCAGCCCAGCCCCCTTGTTGAAATTTGGATATTAGGGAAGCCGTATTTCGCAATAGCAGCTCCGAGAAGCTGGGCTTAGGGTGCGCCTCCTGCGGTCGTTTTAGTGACTCAATTGCCTGGCTTCCCTCAGCTCAGACTGGTGTCACCACCTCTCCCAGTACCAGAATGATTATCCCCGCCCAATGGGTCTACATTCATCGCTGAATGTCGTTGGGTACTCTTCACTTCCCCGCCATTCTTGTAACCGTCAACTGTAATCTGCGCAGGTGTGTCTGCACCCCCTAGAGTGGACGAGAAAGAAAGGATTTTTTCTCGGAGCAACCCCCCAGGTTCCAGACCCAGGAGTTCACTTTCCCGTATGAGCATTCGATACATATATAAGTCAGTGGAAGAGTCAAAGGGTCACCACTACTGAGGATCTCCCCCCTTATCTTAGAAGGGTCGTGTAAGGGTTCGCCGCGGTTCATTGTTGTGCTCACACTAGGCTACCCTTCTCCGAAAGCTCCGTGGGACCACCTATCACTAGTCTTCGGCCGGAGGGGTTTATTGCACAAAAAGGCCGGACGCGGGCTCCCGTAGAGGAAATCCCAACGAATGTCAGATGCAAAGCCCCACACCTCATTAAGATCATATTGGCATACTCTCCTAAAAAAAGAGCACACCCCATTGAAGACGGGAGTGAGGTACAACAAGGCCATTTCCGTCCACCTTCTCACGGAGCCGTACGTGGACGTTACCGCTCATACAGCTCCCAGCCAGCAAGCAGTTAGCTTTCCTCTAGAAGTCATGGAAGTGTGGATAAATTGACAGAAGATTTTTATTTCTTCAAAAATCGCCCTAACCGTCCTAAATATGGACGGAGAGCGGTCTCGAGTTTTTTGGGTCCTCGAGATCGCATTTTAGGTCAAGTAGAGACGCTAGGGAGTCTGTGGGCTT is drawn from Triticum dicoccoides isolate Atlit2015 ecotype Zavitan chromosome 4A, WEW_v2.0, whole genome shotgun sequence and contains these coding sequences:
- the LOC119288903 gene encoding NADH-ubiquinone oxidoreductase chain 6-like, translated to MILSVLSSPALVSGLMVVCAKNPVHSVLFPILVFCDTSGLLILLGLDFSAMISPVVHIGSIAVSFLLVVMMFNIQIAEIHEEVLRYLPVSGIIGLIFWWEMFFILDNETIPLLPTHRNTTSQRYTDYAGKVRSWTNLETLGNFLYTYYSVWFLVSSLILLVAMIGAIVLTMHRTRKVKRQDVL